One window from the genome of Andrena cerasifolii isolate SP2316 chromosome 3, iyAndCera1_principal, whole genome shotgun sequence encodes:
- the LOC143366657 gene encoding SH3 domain-containing protein Dlish-like, whose protein sequence is MAFLCPVRIRRGKKKKPGVHNFNLDKDCVGAGGTGLGLGTKVPLPPGRITGSASIETLVRVGIEKENGLSPDSKMVIVHDFTPCVDDELQVKRGQVVNVLYRENDWVYVIAADTRMEGFVPHSYCAPYTSQLAELTLATLMNNVKKKLPRSNETDCDFAGTGRSQTVDAQQTDTGSASDCESYARNVTTADVNVNRSNITQSQNSIQTISSQPDVHPFFKDPSAGRYIVLYTFVARDENDVSVERGEFVTVLNRDDPDWFWVLRHCDGNEGFVPSGFVYPGHVLHSYATTTTTTTTTTTAATTSAETHSLGKGSNTMPGNESLLQKGLRDFRDETNGTELVVLYDYKAQAPDDLSVRRADWIYADLGNQTVDGWLWAYAPKTRKYGFIPKAYARPPAMTSL, encoded by the exons ATGGCTTTCTTGTGTCCGGTGCGCATACGAaggggaaagaaaaagaaac CTGGAGTGCACAATTTCAATTTGGATAAAGACTGTGTCGGAGCAGGAGGAACAGGACTGGGTTTGGGAACTAAAGTACCATTGCCTCCTGGTCGTATAACGGGAAGCGCTAGTATCGAGACTTTAGTCAGAGTAGGCATCGAAAAGGAAAATGGACTTTCGCCGGATAGTAAAATGGTCATTGTTCATGATTTTACCCCCTGCGTCGATGACGAGCTTCAAGTGAAACGAGGCCAG GTTGTAAATGTTTTGTATAGAGAGAATGATTGGGTGTATGTAATAGCAGCTGATACACGTATGGAAGGCTTTGTACCACATTCGTATTGTGCACCTTACACATCACAACTTGCTGAATTAACACTCGCTACTCTTATGaacaatgtaaaaaagaaactgCCCAGGTCTAACGAGACTGATTGTGATTTTGCTGGTACAGGTCGTTCACAAACAGTAGATGCACAACAAACTGACACTGGATCAGCGTCAGACTGCGAGAGTTATGCTCGTAATGTCACCACTGCTGACGTAAATGTTAATCGATCTAATATTACACAGTCTCAAAATTCTATTCAAACTATATCCTCTCAGCCAGATGTACATCCTTTCTTCAAG GATCCATCAGCTGGAAGATACATTGTGCTTTATACTTTTGTGGCTAGAGATGAAAACGACGTTAGCGTAGAGAGAGGTGAATTTGTAACTGTACTTAATCGAGATGATCCAGATTGGTTTTGGGTACTTAGACATTGCGATGGAAATGAGGGATTCGTGCCATCTGGATTTGTATATCCAGGACATGTTCTTCATTCTTATGCAACAACTACTACTACAACTACCACCACTACTACTGCAGCCACAACATCTGCAGAAACACATAGTTTAG GAAAAGGAAGCAACACTATGCCGGGGAATGAATCATTGCTGCAAAAAGGTTTGCGTGACTTTCGGGATGAAACGAATGGTACAGAATTGGTTGTGCTGTACGATTATAAGGCGCAGGCGCCAGATGATTTGTCTGTGAGGAGAGCTGACTGGATATATGCAGATTTGGGGAATCAAACGGTAGATGGGTGGTTGTGGGCGTATGCGCCAAAAACTCGGAAATATGGTTTCATTCCAAAGGCGTATGCTCGCCCTCCCGCTATGACGAGCTTATga